In Anaerolineales bacterium, the following are encoded in one genomic region:
- a CDS encoding DNA double-strand break repair nuclease NurA, with product MPINYLDLRQQAKAEALKARTALKQVEERRAVAAALLQQRASDLEAIRQSVADAAHLDPRLRCALPSSEPLTHAGGLPAAPAAYTLIAADGSQINPNAHAPVHYFLVNLGAIRLQGGGDQAPDVFTHSDLHVAEYTRSGGYSEEMVSLERDKGERKLVAELAESAAQQPIITLTDGPLELWGEKAAGYGDDKAFSEHLSEYLAALEQLHQRGAATAGYVDKPRADLLVRMLEVLQLPEGSDAQALRARPLRGVTDAHLLRDLLQPGERSAVFGIQSQSAGRYFGHLALHFFYLNVGKPGAPWLARVEIPGWVAGNPALLDALHAVLVAQNNILGSYTYPYVLHRAHEIALVKYEEHEQVAQLIINELRAMGVEPGELSQKQAAKNLPGRRRFTL from the coding sequence ATGCCAATTAATTACCTCGATCTGCGCCAGCAAGCCAAAGCCGAAGCGCTCAAGGCCAGGACCGCCCTAAAGCAGGTCGAGGAGCGCCGCGCCGTGGCGGCGGCCCTGCTGCAACAGCGAGCCAGCGACCTGGAGGCCATCCGCCAGAGCGTGGCCGACGCAGCGCACCTGGACCCCCGGCTGCGCTGTGCCCTGCCCAGCAGCGAGCCGCTGACCCATGCCGGCGGACTGCCTGCCGCCCCCGCTGCCTATACATTGATCGCTGCCGACGGCTCGCAGATCAACCCCAATGCCCACGCTCCGGTGCACTATTTCCTGGTCAACCTGGGCGCCATCCGCCTGCAGGGCGGGGGCGACCAGGCTCCCGATGTGTTCACTCACAGCGACCTGCACGTGGCCGAATACACACGCAGCGGCGGCTATTCTGAAGAGATGGTCAGCCTGGAACGCGACAAAGGCGAACGCAAACTGGTCGCCGAGCTGGCCGAAAGCGCGGCCCAGCAGCCGATCATCACGTTGACCGACGGACCGCTGGAGCTGTGGGGCGAAAAAGCCGCCGGCTACGGGGATGACAAGGCCTTTAGCGAACACCTCAGCGAATACCTGGCGGCGCTGGAGCAGCTGCACCAGCGCGGGGCAGCCACGGCGGGCTATGTGGACAAGCCGCGCGCCGACCTGCTGGTGCGCATGCTGGAGGTGCTGCAGCTGCCCGAAGGTTCTGATGCGCAGGCCCTGCGGGCGCGCCCGCTGCGCGGCGTGACCGACGCGCACCTGCTGCGCGACCTGCTGCAGCCCGGTGAGCGCTCGGCCGTCTTCGGCATCCAGTCCCAATCCGCCGGGCGCTACTTTGGCCATCTGGCCTTGCATTTCTTCTATCTCAACGTGGGCAAGCCCGGCGCGCCCTGGCTGGCCCGGGTGGAGATCCCCGGCTGGGTGGCGGGCAACCCGGCGCTGCTCGACGCATTGCACGCCGTGCTGGTCGCCCAAAACAACATTCTGGGCTCCTACACCTATCCCTATGTACTGCACCGGGCGCACGAGATCGCTCTGGTGAAGTACGAAGAGCACGAGCAGGTGGCTCAGCTGATCATCAACGAATTACGCGCCATGGGTGTGGAGCCCGGCGAGCTCTCGCAAAAACAGGCGGCCAAAAACCTGCCCGGCCGCAGGAGGTTTACTCTGTGA
- a CDS encoding four helix bundle protein, which yields MDQVELKARTKRFGLDVIKFVQILPRNETSFVIRRQLLRSATSVGANYRAACRGRSKAEFIAKLGISIGRRTKASTGWKCCWKLRSYPLNKQPCCSTRLTKLPPSSQLPTKLRQAI from the coding sequence ATGGACCAGGTTGAACTAAAGGCCAGAACGAAACGCTTTGGATTGGACGTGATCAAGTTCGTCCAAATCCTTCCCCGAAACGAAACTAGCTTCGTCATTCGGCGCCAATTGCTTCGTTCCGCCACTTCGGTGGGAGCGAATTATCGCGCGGCTTGCCGAGGGCGTTCCAAAGCTGAATTTATCGCCAAGCTAGGGATTTCAATAGGGAGGCGGACGAAAGCGTCTACTGGCTGGAAATGCTGTTGGAAGCTCAGATCGTATCCGCTGAACAAGCAGCCATGCTGCTCGACGAGGCTAACCAAATTACCGCCATCCTCACAGCTTCCCACAAAACTGCGTCAAGCAATCTGA
- a CDS encoding ATP-binding protein, with amino-acid sequence MTDQNSAISNQQSSGRRRVGFVVGGSLKTHLLARLQVPPQQVQEGAFVVIESNDWLFHGLVTDLQLGATNPRFADEQTTNRLPGELAGLLQGQTLYTNLEILPALMFTGGEERQGPLPVKTVPSHQADVFLASEGDVAEVFQGDFVLGHTREQNHPVAIDLDKLVKRSSGIFGATGTGKSFLTRLMLAGLIQHNAASVLVLDMHNEYAYNDQDENGNPVSGLRDKFPAKVRVAGLGAGATIRGKTPDFNLEIAMSDIQPGDIELLTRELNLKETTSATLDALLASFGPTQWFKAFKEMSRAKVEGDDGKRTDAPGSVAAWARENNVNEMAAEGLHNKLGKVFRLAYLAEKPAVDTVGEIVKSLEAGQHVILSFGKHESDLDYLLVSNLLTRRIRERWEQTTNELRSNNKGEPRPLVIAVEEAHKLLNREMAVQTTFSTIARELRKYYVTLLIIDQRPSQIYDEVMSQLGTRISGWLGDDDDIRAVLSGLAGREALRGMLARLQPKEEVLLLGWGVPMPLPIKSRRYDDMFWDELQGKGKRKGAKEVDEELGF; translated from the coding sequence ATGACAGATCAGAACTCAGCAATCAGCAATCAGCAATCCAGCGGCCGCCGCCGGGTGGGCTTCGTCGTGGGTGGCAGCCTGAAAACCCACCTGCTGGCCCGCCTGCAAGTGCCCCCCCAGCAAGTGCAGGAGGGCGCTTTTGTGGTCATCGAGAGCAATGACTGGCTCTTCCACGGCCTGGTGACCGACTTGCAGCTCGGCGCCACCAACCCGCGCTTTGCCGACGAGCAGACCACCAACCGCCTGCCCGGCGAATTGGCCGGCCTGCTGCAAGGCCAAACGCTGTACACCAACCTCGAGATCCTGCCCGCCCTGATGTTCACCGGCGGCGAAGAACGCCAGGGACCATTGCCAGTCAAGACTGTGCCCTCGCACCAGGCGGATGTGTTCCTGGCCAGCGAGGGTGACGTGGCCGAAGTGTTCCAAGGCGACTTTGTGCTGGGCCACACCCGCGAGCAAAACCACCCGGTGGCGATCGACCTGGACAAACTGGTCAAGCGCTCTTCCGGCATCTTCGGCGCCACCGGCACCGGTAAGAGCTTTCTGACCCGGCTGATGCTGGCCGGGCTGATCCAGCACAATGCCGCTTCAGTGCTGGTGCTGGACATGCACAACGAGTACGCCTACAACGATCAGGACGAGAACGGCAACCCGGTCAGCGGCCTGCGCGACAAGTTTCCCGCCAAGGTGCGCGTGGCCGGTCTGGGGGCTGGGGCAACCATCCGCGGCAAAACGCCCGACTTCAACCTGGAAATCGCCATGAGCGACATCCAGCCCGGCGATATCGAACTGCTCACCCGAGAGCTCAACCTAAAAGAAACCACGTCTGCCACTCTGGACGCCCTGCTGGCCAGCTTCGGACCTACCCAGTGGTTTAAAGCGTTCAAAGAGATGTCGCGAGCCAAGGTGGAAGGCGATGACGGGAAAAGGACAGACGCCCCAGGCAGCGTAGCGGCCTGGGCCAGAGAGAACAACGTCAATGAAATGGCGGCCGAGGGTTTGCACAACAAACTGGGCAAGGTGTTCCGCCTGGCCTACCTGGCAGAAAAACCGGCAGTGGACACGGTGGGCGAGATCGTCAAATCGCTGGAGGCGGGCCAGCACGTGATCCTCTCCTTTGGCAAGCACGAGAGCGATTTGGATTATCTGCTGGTCAGCAACTTGCTCACCCGCCGCATCCGTGAACGCTGGGAGCAGACCACCAACGAGCTGCGCAGTAACAACAAAGGCGAACCGCGCCCGCTGGTCATCGCCGTAGAGGAGGCACACAAGCTGCTCAACCGTGAGATGGCCGTGCAGACCACCTTCAGCACCATCGCCCGCGAGCTGCGCAAGTATTACGTGACCTTGCTGATCATCGACCAGCGCCCCAGCCAGATCTACGACGAGGTCATGTCGCAGTTGGGCACGCGCATCTCCGGCTGGCTGGGCGACGACGACGACATCCGCGCCGTGCTCAGCGGCCTGGCCGGCCGCGAGGCGCTGCGCGGCATGCTGGCGCGCCTGCAGCCGAAGGAGGAGGTGCTGCTGCTGGGCTGGGGCGTGCCGATGCCGCTGCCTATAAAATCAAGAAGATATGACGATATGTTCTGGGATGAATTGCAAGGCAAAGGCAAGAGAAAAGGCGCAAAGGAAGTTGACGAAGAGCTTGGCTTCTAA
- a CDS encoding transglycosylase SLT domain-containing protein — translation MLFPPISVALAGALIFHLLTNISLPFFAVAPAKMNAEQQPAAYSGRLAALFTPQVLRWETEILRWADDAGLDPNLVATVMQIESCGYAQAVSRAGAMGLFQVMPYHFADGENSFDPDTNAHRGLAYLRKSLDNFGSPPMAMAGYNGGINGASRPAAAWAQETRDYVYWGENIYADAATGRESSPVLQEWLAAGGASLCAQAQQLAEAGR, via the coding sequence TTGCTTTTTCCGCCGATCAGTGTCGCCCTGGCCGGTGCGCTGATTTTTCACCTGCTGACCAACATCAGTCTGCCCTTTTTCGCTGTCGCTCCAGCCAAGATGAACGCAGAGCAGCAGCCCGCCGCCTACAGCGGCCGCCTGGCGGCCCTGTTCACGCCGCAAGTTCTGCGCTGGGAAACTGAGATCCTGCGCTGGGCAGACGACGCTGGCCTGGATCCCAACCTGGTGGCCACGGTCATGCAAATCGAATCCTGTGGATACGCGCAGGCGGTTTCCCGCGCCGGCGCCATGGGCTTGTTCCAGGTAATGCCCTACCATTTTGCGGACGGCGAAAACAGCTTCGACCCGGACACCAACGCCCACCGCGGGCTGGCCTACTTACGCAAATCACTCGACAATTTTGGGTCGCCGCCCATGGCGATGGCGGGATACAACGGCGGCATCAACGGCGCCAGCCGCCCCGCGGCCGCCTGGGCGCAAGAAACCCGAGATTATGTCTATTGGGGAGAAAACATCTACGCCGACGCAGCCACAGGCCGCGAGAGTAGTCCCGTGCTGCAGGAATGGCTGGCGGCGGGCGGCGCTAGCCTATGCGCTCAGGCTCAGCAACTGGCAGAGGCTGGCCGCTGA
- a CDS encoding HAMP domain-containing protein, producing MSLRSRLTLFYTIGLGVVLVFFGLSVYGLVSVVQLRQVDATLDRTARDLIDVTRVDERGQFVLSERVSLDSSVIVQIWDLDGNLVGMTLAVEPDSPLRAPFDPSAMQTSLPIYSSADLGGVHFRVLSVPLHTGGTPIGVMQAATSLTVIDALRTDIVRYLVVLSALAILLVSLIGLVTGSRALEPLSQMTETALQITRADDLSRRIPTEGIVDDEVGKLIVAFNDTLARLEKLFATQRRFLADIGHELRTPLTVIRGNLDLMRRIGEYDEQALHSMGLEVDRLARMVADLLLLAQAESGRLPLDQRRVELDTLLLEVFNQAHVLAGERVSLEIDTIDQVIVCGDRDRLKQVVLNLLANAIKYSKDGGKVIVNLSKNQGQAFLAIKDSGIGIPAEDLPHVFERFYRADRSRSRAKDGTGFGLGLSIAYWIVRNHSGEIDVKSRVNRGSTFTVRLPLAGPDCADTTTDLSGQPLPVAEPERIG from the coding sequence ATGTCGCTTCGTTCACGGCTGACGCTTTTCTATACCATAGGCTTGGGCGTCGTCTTGGTCTTTTTTGGGCTAAGCGTCTACGGTCTGGTGTCTGTGGTGCAACTGCGACAAGTGGATGCGACCCTTGACCGCACCGCCCGTGATCTGATCGATGTGACCCGCGTGGACGAACGCGGCCAGTTTGTGCTCTCCGAGCGCGTCTCGCTCGATTCCAGTGTGATTGTGCAAATTTGGGACTTGGATGGCAACCTGGTTGGTATGACCCTGGCCGTGGAGCCGGACAGCCCGCTGCGGGCGCCCTTTGATCCTTCTGCCATGCAGACTAGCCTGCCCATATACAGCAGCGCTGATCTGGGCGGGGTGCATTTCCGCGTGCTCAGCGTGCCGCTGCACACCGGCGGTACACCGATCGGCGTGATGCAGGCGGCCACCTCGCTGACCGTGATCGATGCGCTGCGCACCGATATTGTGCGCTACCTGGTGGTGCTGAGCGCTCTGGCCATCCTGCTGGTCAGCTTGATCGGCCTGGTCACGGGCAGCCGGGCGCTGGAGCCGCTTTCGCAGATGACCGAGACGGCATTGCAGATCACCCGGGCGGACGACCTGTCGCGGCGCATTCCCACCGAAGGCATTGTGGACGATGAGGTCGGCAAGCTGATCGTGGCCTTTAATGACACCCTGGCCCGCTTGGAGAAATTGTTTGCCACCCAGCGCCGTTTTCTGGCGGATATTGGCCATGAGCTGCGCACACCGCTGACCGTGATCCGCGGCAATCTGGACCTGATGCGCCGCATTGGCGAGTACGACGAACAGGCCCTGCATAGCATGGGTCTGGAGGTGGACCGCCTGGCGAGGATGGTGGCCGATCTGCTGCTGCTGGCCCAGGCTGAGTCCGGCAGGCTGCCCTTGGATCAGCGCCGAGTGGAGCTGGATACGCTGTTGCTGGAGGTCTTCAATCAGGCGCATGTGCTGGCGGGCGAGCGCGTCAGCCTGGAAATCGACACGATTGACCAGGTCATTGTTTGTGGTGATCGGGATCGGCTGAAGCAGGTTGTGCTCAACTTGCTGGCGAATGCGATCAAGTATTCCAAGGATGGCGGCAAAGTAATTGTCAATCTGTCGAAGAATCAGGGGCAGGCGTTCCTGGCGATCAAGGACAGCGGTATTGGTATTCCGGCGGAAGATTTGCCGCATGTGTTTGAGCGTTTTTACCGGGCCGACCGTTCCCGCTCGCGGGCCAAGGATGGTACCGGGTTCGGTCTGGGCTTGTCAATCGCTTACTGGATCGTACGCAATCATTCTGGCGAGATCGACGTGAAATCCCGTGTGAATCGCGGCAGCACCTTCACCGTGCGCTTGCCTTTGGCCGGCCCGGACTGCGCCGATACGACCACTGATCTCAGCGGCCAGCCTCTGCCAGTTGCTGAGCCTGAGCGCATAGGCTAG
- a CDS encoding response regulator transcription factor, which produces MPTRILVIEDDEAILAFLRRGLGYEGYEVETAENGQKGLALAAGNRPDLVVLDWMLPGMDGLEVCKRLRTMGKVPILMLTAKDSVSDRVLGLDAGADDYMVKPFNLDELLARVRALLRRTQAPKQKTYTFGDLELDTGTRRAQRGERVIDLTAKEYELLELFMRNPRQVLTREMIYDEVWGYDFGGESNIIEVYIRYLRQKIEEGSEPRLLHTVRGMGYVLREDE; this is translated from the coding sequence ATGCCTACTCGCATATTAGTGATTGAAGATGACGAAGCAATTTTGGCCTTTCTGCGCCGCGGATTGGGTTATGAGGGCTATGAAGTCGAAACTGCTGAAAACGGGCAGAAGGGTCTGGCACTGGCTGCCGGCAACCGCCCCGATTTGGTGGTCTTGGACTGGATGCTGCCAGGCATGGATGGTTTGGAGGTGTGCAAGCGCTTGCGCACCATGGGCAAAGTGCCGATCTTGATGCTCACCGCCAAGGACTCGGTCAGCGACCGGGTGCTGGGGCTGGACGCCGGGGCGGATGACTACATGGTCAAGCCCTTCAATCTGGATGAGCTTCTGGCCCGGGTGCGCGCCTTGCTGCGGCGCACGCAAGCCCCCAAACAGAAAACCTACACCTTTGGCGACTTGGAGCTGGATACCGGCACACGCCGGGCGCAGCGCGGCGAGCGGGTGATTGACCTGACGGCCAAGGAGTACGAACTGTTGGAGCTGTTTATGCGCAACCCGCGCCAAGTGCTGACGCGTGAGATGATCTATGACGAGGTGTGGGGCTACGATTTCGGTGGGGAGAGCAACATTATTGAGGTCTATATTCGTTATTTGCGCCAGAAGATTGAAGAAGGCAGCGAGCCCCGCCTGCTGCACACCGTGCGCGGTATGGGGTATGTGCTGCGCGAAGACGAATAA
- the rplL gene encoding 50S ribosomal protein L7/L12, with amino-acid sequence MADLDKLVEELGKLSVVEAAELVSKLEEAWGVTAAAPVAVAAAPAGGAAAAPAEEKTEFDVIIKDAGPKKIEVIKVLRQLTNVGLADAKQQVEAGNTKVLEGATKEAATDAKAKLEAAGAVVELA; translated from the coding sequence ATGGCTGATTTGGATAAATTGGTAGAAGAACTCGGCAAGCTTTCCGTTGTGGAAGCTGCTGAATTGGTGTCCAAGCTGGAAGAGGCTTGGGGTGTGACTGCTGCGGCCCCTGTGGCTGTGGCGGCTGCCCCCGCTGGCGGCGCGGCTGCCGCCCCGGCTGAGGAAAAGACCGAGTTTGACGTGATCATCAAGGACGCAGGTCCCAAGAAGATCGAGGTCATTAAGGTCTTGCGCCAGCTGACCAATGTGGGCTTGGCGGATGCCAAGCAGCAGGTGGAAGCCGGCAACACCAAGGTGCTGGAAGGCGCCACCAAGGAAGCGGCCACCGACGCCAAGGCGAAGCTGGAAGCTGCTGGCGCTGTGGTGGAACTGGCCTAA
- the rplJ gene encoding 50S ribosomal protein L10 has product MALSKDKKQAILAEYEDWLSKSEAVYLTEYTGLTMPDFNELRKRVREAGGEFHVVKNTLGQLAFKNAGYDVPAEFLTGSSAVGLAFSDAPGVAKAIADFSKEKEAVKIKGGFLGKELLSKDSVTRLATLPSLPVVRSQFLALLNTPATQLARLLAEPGRRVAQVVKAYADKPASA; this is encoded by the coding sequence TTGGCGCTTTCGAAAGACAAGAAGCAAGCCATCCTGGCTGAATATGAAGACTGGCTGAGCAAGTCTGAGGCCGTGTACTTGACTGAGTACACCGGCCTGACGATGCCAGACTTCAATGAACTGCGCAAGCGCGTCCGCGAAGCTGGCGGCGAATTCCACGTGGTCAAAAACACGTTGGGACAGTTGGCTTTCAAGAATGCGGGCTATGATGTGCCCGCCGAATTCTTGACGGGCAGCTCAGCCGTCGGCCTGGCGTTCAGTGATGCGCCCGGTGTGGCCAAAGCGATCGCCGATTTCTCCAAGGAGAAAGAGGCAGTCAAGATCAAAGGCGGTTTCCTCGGTAAGGAACTTCTTTCCAAGGATTCGGTCACGCGCTTGGCTACGCTGCCCTCGCTGCCGGTGGTGCGCAGCCAGTTCCTGGCTCTGCTCAACACCCCGGCCACTCAGTTGGCTCGCTTGCTGGCAGAACCTGGCCGCCGTGTGGCTCAGGTTGTCAAGGCCTATGCAGACAAACCTGCATCGGCATAA